From the genome of Watersipora subatra chromosome 9, tzWatSuba1.1, whole genome shotgun sequence:
ACAGACTGCCAAAATATCTCCAATAAGCAACACTTAATAATCTCTAATATATTTGCATGCCTCAGTTGTCTGGAAAGTCATTAGAGTTACCGAAGTTGTGTTTTGTTGTTAATATTCAAGTTACCATTACTTTACTCAATATTGTAGGTATTGGGAAGATGTGCACTCTTTCTGGAAACTCTAAACCTCGCTACAATAACTGCTTCGGAAGTGAGAGTCACTGGTGGGTACACGCATAACTCTACAGCTTCGGTCAAGCTGAAGATTGTGAAAGaagtaacaataacaatataatacgtttttgttgcttttaaagCTTTGTATCATCCAAGAACTGCTTTTTTCAGCAAAGGAATAGAACAGCAAATAACAAAGCAAGACGTCTTGCATTATACTCCCTTGGTTAAAAGAACAAAAATTGATAACTATTTCTAGATATTTCTCATTTATTATTCACACCCACCGACATCATGCTGATGCTGACTGACTATAGTTACCAGTCACTGGGTTCTATTTTTCTGTTGCACTCTTTCTTTCATGGTAAATATATTCTGATACGCATCTATGAAAGTCACTTTCTAATGACCAGTAAACTGTTTCTATACATCTAAGAGAGAAACTTGGTAACTCTATTGCATAATGAAGACTTTCTGGGAACTCAATAATATCTGCTGTAAGGTGAAGGTTTCACGCAAAGActcttataatgtgaatgaattttcaatctatatattatgtatatgagTGAAACAGCTGATAATTAAATTCTATCAAAACTCAATAATCATCAGTCCCACAACTCATTTAAGGGAAAAGCCATTGTGATATCTCAACTAGAGTCAGTGTTAGACCCAAATACAGTAAGATTTAgatgataaaataaataaaacagaaacGAATACATCTGCTTTCAATACATTTCAATACTCCCTTATTATCAGTTGCCGCAAGTAAAATCATCattttgtaaaagttaaaaggCAAACTACTATTTTAAGAAGGTTACCTGCTCACACGtcttacacatacatgtaaaaatTAGGGTTCATTTACAACCTTTTGTGGCACTTAGGAATAAGGTGTATACATACAGAGTGTTTAGTATTGAATACtttaaactaaacaaaataaaacgctAAAATCTAATTTAACTTTTCAGAGTTGTGACTGACataagctaagtttaaaaattatcaaaaatgtTTGAAGCACCAGAGCATGCAGGCACACTCAACTAGCAATAGAAAAACCAAATAGTTTAGTTGAATTTCAGTAAATATGTTAGAAACATGAAACTTTTAGAATACTTTCTGGTGCTGAGGACTATATACTGATTAATTTGGTCTGATCAAACACTAAGGAATATACATTAATTACATGTTTTACATCAAATACCTTTACAGAACTAAACAACATAAAGAACCAATTTAATCAGCTGTGAAAAAGGGCAAGTAAAAGCAAGCTGACAGCCATGCTAAGGCCTGACCTAACAAAGTTGGTTGAATATTTGGTGAGGTGTAAATAGTGCCTAAATAAACATCAAACATGcacttttgtttttatatacttATCATGTGTTGCCGTCAAACTTTGGCCAATAaaacactgacaatattatgTGCAAGTTTTACACTTTATTTTCAGTTATATCgatatctataaaaatattaggaTGCTGTTCATTCAGCTCAGCCCACAATGCAGTGGTTAGCTAACAAACAAATAGACAATTCCAAGTGAATCAatataaaaagaataaaatcaTACATAGTTATTTCCTAAACTCATAAATATATGTTGTTCATGGAAAGAGAAGAGACCGATTTCAAACTTTCATCTAAGTTTACAATCCGTCTACAGCCTTCGACCTGGACACAAGTATTGTATTGTCAGTAGCTGGAGTGACAACGAGAGTTTAGGGAGGTTTTGGACAAGAAAAAATTGTAGCTGCCAGTATCACCTATAAGCATATCTCATGAGCAAATGTCACAGAGAGCAAattatttccatatttttattaaaaccatttATTACTTCGGTCTCATCTACTTTAAACTAGTCTACATGTAGTCTGCTGTGCCTTGTCcttgtcttgtcttgtcttgCCTTGCCTTGCCTTGCCTTGCCTTGCCTTGCCTTGCCTTGCCTTGCCTTGCCTTGCCTTGCCTTGCCTTGCCTTGCCTTGCCTTGCCTTGCCTTGCCTTGTCTAgtcttgtcttgtcttgtcttgtccttgtcttgtcttgtcttgtccttgtcttgtcttgtcttgtcttgtcttgCCTTGCCTTGCCTTGCCTTGCCTTGTCTTGCcttgtcttgtcttgtcttgtcttgtgttgtcttgtcttgtcttgtcttgtcttgtcttgtcttgtcttgtcttgtcttgtccttgtcttgtcttgtcttgtcCTTGTCTTGTATTGTATTGTCTTGTCTTTTATTGCcttgtcttgtcttgtcttgtcCTTGTCTTGTCCTGTCTTGTCcttgtcttgtcttgtcttgCCTTGTCTTGTCCTTGTCTTGTCTTGCCTTGCcttgtcttgtcttgtcttgtcttgtcttgttttgtcttgtcttgtcttgtcttgtcttgtcCTTGTCTTGCCTTGCCTTGCCTTGCCTTGTCTTGTCTTGTCcttgtcttgtcttgtcttgtcttgtcttgtcttgtcttgtcttgtcttgtccttgtcttgtcttgtcttgtcttgtccttgtcttgtcttgtcttgtcttgtcttgtcttgtcCTTGTCTTGTCcttgtcttgtcttgtcttgCCTTGCCTTGCCTTGCCTTGCCTTGCCTTGCCTTGCCTTGCCTTGCcttgtcttgtcttgtcttgtcttgtcCTTGTCTTGTCTTGTCCTTGTCTTGTCTTTTCTTGCcttgtcttgtcttgtcttgtcttgtcCTTGTCTTGTCCTGTCTTGTCcttgtcttgtcttgtcttgCCTTGTCTTGTCCTTGTCTTGCCTTGCCTTGCcttgtcttgtcttgtcttgtcttgtcttgtcttgtccttgtcttgtcttgtcttgtcttgtcttgtcttgCCTTGCcttgtcttgtcttgtcttgtcttgtcttgtcCTTGCCTTGCCTTGCCTTGCCTTGCCTTGCCTTGCCTTGCCTTGCCTTGCCTTGTCTTGTCcttgtcttgtcttgtcttgtcttgtcttgtcttgtcttgtcttgtcttgtcttgtcttgtcttgtcttgtcttgtcttgtcttgtcttgtcttgtcttgtcttgtcttgtcttgtcttgtcttgtcttgtcttgtctATACTAACCTAGACCGTTCAACCTACCTCATTTCAGTATAAGTTTGGTTCAAATTCAACATAAACAAAATTCTTTCATAGACAAACAAAAAGCACACACTAACAAAAATCTTAGTAAACAAGCTTAGTGGAGGATTactaaaagttaaaatattgctttgtgaGTAATTTACTatctattaattaatatttattactattaattactatttattactattagttacTATCTATTAACTAATTCATATTAGTGGTTggtgcacgcacacacgcacacacgcacgcacatgCACCAAcacacgcaaacacacccacacatacacaaacacacatgtacacacaaacacacgtacacacgcacacacgaaCACACACACAATcgcacacacgcgtgcacacatATGTGAAAGCACACAcgtacacatgcacacacatgcacaaacaCACTCATGTGCACACACACTCACGcacgcacaaacacacacaaacacacacacacgcaaacacatGCAAACACAGGCAAACACACGcaaacacacgcacacacacgcacacgcacacacacacccacccacacacacacaaatgcGCACACTCACATAGACGCATACGTGCACACATATGCACACCTGTGCACACAGCCAtgtacacacagacacacacacgcacacacacatgcatgcatgctTGCGCACCAACAAAAAAAGGTATTCTTATTTAATTAATCTGAGTTAAAGTACAGCTTGCCTGATGGATGTTTTgagttttgttattgtttaacaaatttagttatttatttatctattgtGTAACTGTAACCAAATTCTGCTGGCAGTAATCAAACCAATGAAAAAGAgtcaaactttaaaatcaaGAAAACTTCTGAATGAACACGGATGGGAATATTTGACGCGCTTAAGATGCAAGCATATATCATTCAGAAAGCTCAAGTAACCAGTTTAATAGTGTAGTCACCTGAACTGAAACTACCCTGAAacaatagaagagagacttgCCTATTAAGATTTGTGTTAGCTAGTACAGTATAGGCGGCAATTTGGTGTAAGTGTTACAGAAACAAGTTTATAATTTTGTGATTGACTTAAAATGACAAGTTAGCTATTCAATTTCATCACTTATTTAAACAAGACAAAAATAATTGTGTAGTTACTAATAAGCAGGGTTGGGtaattgattttatttcaaatagatctatttgcaaattcaaaaaccaattactatatttatttgatttggtatttggtttTGAGAATTTCCAGTATTTGGTGTTTCATTTGGTATTTGGTTCTTAGATTTCTCAGTATTTGTTATTTGattttgtatttgatttttaaatttcccagtattactatttgatttggtatttagtttcgagaatttttagtaattggtattttatttgatatttggtcCTGAGATGTCCCagtattactattttatttgatatttggttCTGTGACTTCCTAGTATTTACTATTTGATTTAGTATTTGATTTGGAGAATTtttagtatttggtattttatttgatatttttgttcTGAGATAGCgcagtatttaaaattttatttggtatttggttctgaatttataaatatttgctaaTTTATTTGGTAATGTTCGGTATAATTGAGATTGTCCAGTATCTGACATTTGCTTTGGTATCATAATTTGGTTTATAATTGGCCAATATTTTTTTTGGTATTTTGGTTAATTATTTGGTATGAATATGCTGATATTTGGTATGAAGATGCTGACAATCCCCCTCCACACAAACAACCACGATTGGAGGGTACTTACACAAAGCTTCTCGGCAGGAGTAAAGCAGCCCGGGCTAAGAAAGATCCTGCGTTGACCATGGTCAAAACATACCTAGAGTCAGCGCCTGAAAGTGAAGCTGTTGACCCTATGGAGTACTGGGATCGATCCAGCTCCAATACTCATCTAGCTACACTCGCCAAAAGTTACTTGTTTGTCCTTGCTAGCTCAGCCCCTGTGAAAAGACTGTTTAGTGCGGCCGGACATTTCCTAAGACCAGAGCGCATGCGTATATGGGAGACGATATGTTTGTAGCACAGCTGCACATCCGCTCAAACTCGTTCTTGCAGTTTTGAAAGAAAGTCTTTGCAGAGTTTCATTTAGTTTTGAAATTTCCAAgtattactatttgatttggaATTTGGTTTCAAGTAttgccagtatttggtattttgtcTTGGGATTTTCACGTATTAGTGGTTGATTTGATATTTGGTTCGAACAAttgccagtatttggtatttcacTTGGTAGTTGGTTCTCAAATTTCCCAGTGGTACTATTTAATTTGGTATTTGATTTACAAAATTGtgagtatttgatattttatttggtatttggctctgagattttcaagtatttggtattttatttggttatgatattttccagtatttggtattctaATTGGTCCGCCAAATTGGCCAATTACCCAACACTGCTAATAAGTAATGATTTCTTACTTGACAATAATTGATGTTTGTTTGTTAGGAGCATTTGTAAATTGTGACAGCCATCAAGTTTTATGGTGATCCTTATGCCCAAAACTATCGTGTGATATTTTCTTAACTGCTTTTCTAAACGGAATAAATTAACAGGTACTCCAACAGATAAAACTAAGTACTAATTTTAAAACACAGTGTtataatacattaatatattatagttttgAGACATATTACTAAAAGGAAGTAACAATTGAAATAAAGTCTTGAGCGAGCTTTATTGAGCCAAAGTAAGATGAAGCATAGTCAACTGTTGGTATTATATAAAACAGGATGTCAGTGTTTGTGAAAAGTACATGAGCCATAAGAAACAGACATAGATTCTATTTACAAGTATTTCTCAAGGCACACCCATTTCTTTACTTGAgtttaatctttaacttccatTCAGCCAGATAGGTTTACTATAGATAACATCCTGAGTATTGAGTTAAAGCTATTGAATCGGTCAATGATTTGAGGTGGAGACAACAAATACCATACAATGATTGATTACACTCTTTACAGAACTACGTCAAACTTGAACAAGACTTCTGCACACTGTTATGTGAATTTGATCATTGCTATGTAAAATCTTTGTGTTTAGTTAGCTATTTTATGACTAGTATCATATTTTAGAGACACCCTGTCTACAGATCCTGTTGATTACATTGTTATTTACATTGAATCAACCCAACAAGACGTTATAGATGACATTCTTAACCTCTTAGCTATGAGGTCATCATGTATAATTAAAAGTACAGAAAGCACATTCTAAAATTTTTTTGCCTCCTATAAGTGCTACAATGTCGACTTACCACAACTAGAGTGTGTACTTCTCTGTGagttatttttaacatatgataattttataacaaaaccTTGTAAAGCTTAGTAAGTCATAAACGAACCTCTGAACGATACTGTTGTTAAAACTCACCCTATTCTCTAGAAAGACACTACACCCAAGTATAGTTACGTTTAACTGTCTACATTTTGTGCATTTGTAGGCTTTGGTCGTGCTCACCTTCTAGGTCACAAAACTCAAAACTGATTTGACCATTTATTattagtaaaaatgtatatctTTGTGTAACAACATATAATCTTTAGATATTCGTTATTCACAGTAGAAGTCGGGTCGCAAAACAGACTGGTTTATTGACCATCATGCAGTAAATTATTCCTAGTATTTGCTGATAGAAGccattattaaataaaatatatttgagaCAAATATCGTAAGTTAACACCTGAAttctttttgcattttttaagcaaaatgatgtaaattatataacctttttaaaaaacaaagacTCTTATACGATAAAATATTATGGTAACCTAAAACTTGATGTTATTTGAGATCTTATGCAAAACATAATAGCTTATGCAATTCAGATTTGTATCAGGTTTTACTGGATGATTTCCgtgttttacattttttgttgttatgcTACATTAGCAATGGTGCCAAATGATGGcaaaaaatacatttacaatgaataattaatttttttatagaattttacaGCATCTATGTGTACGTTCATTTGGGAAATATTTTATCTTTAAGAAAACAGaacattgaaaagaaatattaaaAGAATGACTTGAAGTCTGGTCATAAACCATGAAAATATAAACTTTGTTCAGAGCTTATCATGAACTACTAATATTATTGTTACCAGAAACAGAGGTAGTGAGCAGAACACAAAAGGAATTTATTATTATAGAGGAGTGAACAAGTGTAAGTATCTGTAAACTATGACTTACAGTTAACAGAGACAATGGTAACTGTAAAATAGTAAATAGTAAAGTACCAAAAATAGTTCTAGTTTCAACAATTgataataatatacatttacACTGTACAGCGAATACATTCTTGATTGTATTTAATATTGTATACAATAAAATAGTGTATAACTGTACAGACAGAGTCTTCAGTGTGAAGTATGACTTTATACAGTCTATAGCTCACTTATTTAAAGTAACACTGATTTGTGTCGCTGATTTTATATGAGTCCACATTTACCATGTCCTGTGTCACTGTTTTCTGTTATATGCCGTAGGTAATTTGGTTTGTCGCAATGACATGTGGGAACCCACCCTATTGGTAAAATTTTCTTCTTGTAGTTGTTACTATAAAAAAACTCTGCTAATAAGTTCATTAAAAACACACAAAAGCAAAGAAAGTAATTATACAGTTAGGTTATAGAAGGTAAGTTATACCTGGTAAACAAAATGAAAGTCATATCCTAGTCAGTCAGTCAGTACATGTGTATAAAAtcacatttattatatttttagtttagaAACCTTTTTTGCATCCATATCCTTCTTGGCTAAAGGGAATATGCTTTTAAAAATCGCTAGTGAAAAAAGTTGGCAAAAGTTAAACATTTGAGCAAAAAGATTGAATTATTGAGTCATGCATGAAGAATTCTAAAGATCTTTTTGAACAACCTTGCAGCTTTTTTGATAGGACAACTTCTTTAAGAAAGCAGTTTTGTGAAAATTTAATCGTTAGTCCTTATTAGACAATACTAGCGCAGGTGTTCTTTGGCTGTCCCAAATAGCTACTTCATATCTGCATGTTGCACccttatattaattaattatattaggTATATATTAATATCTGTTTTACATTGAATACTTTTACTGAATTAAACAAGATGAAGAAACAATCTAATCAACTGTgacaaaaaaacattgaaagaatgcTGACAGTCATGCTAAGAGCAAAAGGAATAAAGGAAATAAAGGAAAAGAGTAATAACACAAACGAACAGAACAGAAAGCaacaaaagaataaaattatacaaaattaaaCTTAGGCATCCTCTaaaccagtggttcccaactaccttggagccatggaccccctgagctcCTTATCTAAAAGCCAcggacccctttataaacatcataatatatggtgtttataacaatgcattgtaaatagaaatgttttattttccatggatcttagtatatcgctgaaattgaagagggagagagggaattatgtgtttgctggttagaggttttgttttttgtactactaaccggaaatcaggtactatccagcgGTTGACGCACATACGTGATAAAAGTCTTGACtcaaaaaacctaacaagacaacgcGACCACCCCGTGGGAATCGCATTAGCCccaaaacccaggctagcacaatcccaacagagctcgatcattaaaccccgcccatataaTAGCCGTGacctatcctt
Proteins encoded in this window:
- the LOC137405215 gene encoding uncharacterized protein gives rise to the protein MVKSFGALPRMLLAAYTNPNPQVPNICSRPNLQPRNTGLTSSYEFRAVVPNWWSMDPYGSTRSFEGVHRLVPVLTRQDKTRQDKTRQDKTRQDKTRQDKTRQDKTRQDKTRQDKTRQDKDKTRQGKARQGKARQGKARQGQDKTRQDKTRQGKTRQDKTRQDKDKTRQDKTRQDKARQGKTRTRQGKTRQDKDKTGQDKDKTRQDKTRQEKTRQGQDKTRTRQDKTRQGKARQGKARQGKARQGKTRQDKDKTRTRQDKTRQDKTRTRQDKTRQGQDKTRQDKTRQDKTRQGQDKTRQGKARQDKDKTRQDKTRQNKTRQDKTRQGKARQDKDKTRQDKTRQGQDRTRQGQDKTRQGNKRQDNTIQDKDKTRQDKDKTRQDKTRQDKTRQDKTTQDKTRQDKARQGKARQGKARQDKTRQDKDKTRQDKDKTRQDKTRQGKARQGKARQGKARQGKARQGKARQGKARQGKARQDKTRTRHSRLHVD